The Thiorhodovibrio litoralis genome includes a window with the following:
- a CDS encoding fused MFS/spermidine synthase, translating into MSKMSKHSNCENDTSARSRLFGYGLTVLLSSALLLVLEIVAGRLLAPWIGVSLYTWTSIIGVILAGLSLGNWLGGVWADRGGSGRSVGTVLGLAGLYCILSLIGIDTLGSRLQEAEASLLSASFALAAALFFLPAVFIGIVTPLLTTLALRLDARAGHVVGRMHALAAVGSILGTFAAGYWLVQWIGSRALVLMCGILLMLLAVPFLRGARRSTQTALSLAVSVALAGLLLSHGLAGSCERESRYFCMRVVEQPTPPEAGPTRGLVLDHLLHGINHRTEPSLLVAPYVHALDELAAAHFGERYAEGLRWFFAGGGAYSLPRAVESLSPDSSITVAELDPLVTLTAVESLGLDPAPMHIVHRDARLALQSEAEPFDVIVGDVFHDVAIPPHLVTREFAALVRERLAPDGLYLMNVVDTLPDPLLIKSLINTLQTAFAQVDIWMDHVPEAERVTFVISATNGTPLPDTIIARHGFVRRWQRMTDAVLGYGRDPRELPILTDDYAPVERLIAGLLIGESQ; encoded by the coding sequence ATGTCCAAAATGTCTAAACACTCCAACTGCGAAAACGATACCAGTGCCCGCAGCCGCTTGTTTGGCTATGGACTGACAGTGCTGCTGAGTTCCGCCCTGCTGCTGGTGCTGGAGATCGTCGCCGGGCGGCTGCTGGCGCCCTGGATTGGCGTGTCGCTTTATACCTGGACCTCCATCATCGGCGTGATCCTCGCCGGGCTGTCGCTAGGCAACTGGTTGGGCGGCGTGTGGGCCGACCGTGGCGGCAGCGGGCGCAGCGTCGGGACGGTGCTCGGGCTCGCTGGGCTTTACTGCATTCTGAGCCTGATCGGTATCGACACCTTGGGTAGTCGTTTACAGGAGGCGGAGGCCAGCCTGCTGTCGGCGAGTTTTGCGCTGGCTGCGGCGCTGTTTTTTCTGCCAGCCGTATTCATCGGCATTGTCACACCGCTGCTGACCACCCTGGCGCTGCGGCTCGACGCACGCGCTGGCCATGTGGTCGGGCGCATGCATGCGCTGGCTGCGGTTGGCAGTATTCTCGGCACCTTTGCGGCTGGCTACTGGCTGGTGCAATGGATCGGCTCGCGCGCGCTGGTGCTGATGTGCGGGATCTTGCTGATGCTGCTCGCGGTCCCTTTTTTGCGCGGCGCCCGCCGTTCGACCCAGACCGCGCTGAGCCTCGCCGTCTCCGTCGCACTGGCCGGCCTGCTGCTATCCCACGGACTGGCCGGCAGCTGCGAGCGCGAAAGCCGCTACTTTTGCATGCGCGTGGTTGAGCAGCCCACTCCACCCGAGGCCGGCCCGACGCGCGGTCTGGTGCTGGACCATCTGCTGCACGGCATCAACCACCGCACTGAGCCGAGCCTGCTGGTCGCCCCTTATGTGCACGCACTCGACGAACTGGCCGCCGCGCATTTCGGCGAGCGCTATGCCGAGGGGCTGCGCTGGTTCTTCGCCGGCGGCGGAGCTTACAGCCTGCCGCGCGCAGTCGAGTCGCTCAGTCCAGATTCCAGCATCACGGTCGCCGAGCTCGATCCGCTGGTGACGCTCACAGCGGTTGAGTCGCTTGGTCTGGACCCAGCACCGATGCACATCGTCCATCGGGATGCGCGCCTGGCGCTGCAAAGTGAAGCCGAACCTTTCGATGTCATCGTCGGCGATGTCTTCCATGATGTCGCCATCCCGCCGCATCTGGTCACGCGAGAATTCGCTGCCCTGGTGCGCGAGCGTCTCGCCCCCGATGGACTCTACCTGATGAACGTGGTCGACACCCTGCCCGACCCGTTGCTGATCAAGAGCCTGATCAACACGTTGCAAACCGCTTTCGCGCAGGTCGATATCTGGATGGATCATGTACCGGAAGCCGAGCGTGTGACCTTTGTGATCTCAGCCACCAACGGCACGCCGCTACCAGATACCATCATCGCCCGCCATGGATTCGTCCGCCGCTGGCAGCGCATGACCGACGCCGTGCTCGGCTATGGCCGCGATCCACGGGAACTCCCCATCCTGACTGACGAC
- a CDS encoding thiazole synthase, translating to MTVSTKDSDTLTIAGRTYQSRLLVGTGKYRDLDETTRAIDASGAEIVTIAVRRTNIGQNASEPNILDVLPPERYTILPNTAGCYDAETALRTCRLARELLDGHNLVKLEVLGDEKTLFPDVVATLQAAEVLVKEGFEVMVYTNDDPIMAKRLEEIGCVAVMPLAAPIGSGLGIRNRLNILTIVENAKVPILVDAGVGTASDAAVAMELGCDGVLMNTAIAAARDPILMASAMRKAIEAGREAYLAGRMPAKRYASASSPIEGTFF from the coding sequence ATGACTGTATCGACCAAAGACTCCGACACCCTCACCATTGCCGGTCGTACCTACCAGTCCCGTCTGCTGGTCGGCACGGGCAAGTATCGCGACCTTGACGAAACCACCCGCGCCATCGACGCGAGCGGTGCCGAGATCGTCACCATCGCTGTGCGCCGCACCAATATCGGCCAGAACGCGAGCGAGCCGAACATCCTTGATGTGCTCCCGCCCGAGCGTTACACCATTCTGCCCAACACCGCCGGTTGCTATGACGCCGAGACCGCGTTGCGCACTTGCCGCCTGGCGCGCGAGCTGCTCGACGGCCACAATCTGGTCAAGCTTGAGGTGCTTGGCGATGAGAAGACCCTGTTTCCGGATGTGGTCGCCACTCTGCAGGCCGCCGAGGTGCTGGTGAAGGAAGGCTTCGAGGTGATGGTCTACACCAATGATGATCCCATTATGGCCAAACGGCTGGAGGAAATCGGCTGTGTCGCAGTGATGCCCTTGGCCGCACCCATTGGGTCCGGGCTTGGTATCCGCAACCGGCTGAATATTCTCACCATTGTCGAAAACGCCAAGGTGCCTATTCTGGTTGATGCCGGTGTCGGTACCGCCTCGGATGCCGCCGTGGCCATGGAACTCGGCTGCGACGGCGTGCTGATGAATACCGCCATCGCCGCGGCCCGCGATCCTATCCTGATGGCCAGCGCCATGCGTAAGGCAATCGAAGCCGGGCGCGAGGCCTATCTGGCCGGGCGCATGCCCGCCAAGCGCTATGCCTCGGCCTCCTCGCCGATTGAGGGGACCTTTTTCTGA
- the trmB gene encoding tRNA (guanosine(46)-N7)-methyltransferase TrmB, with product MPADIRRRPVRSFVLREGRLTAAQARAFETLWPRYGLNWQPDQPLDLPALFGNDHPVVLEIGFGNGEAMLHMAARHPKRNYLGLEVHRPGIGHLLRELERVGLGNVRVMREDATALLARGLKPASLAGVCLFFPDPWPKKRHHKRRIVQPAFVDELARVIASGGFFHAATDWLPYAEWMLEHLCAAGDRFENLSPSGDFIPRPDDRPPTRFERRGERLGQPARDLWFRRR from the coding sequence TTGCCTGCGGACATCCGCCGTCGGCCGGTGCGAAGCTTCGTGCTGCGCGAAGGGCGACTGACAGCGGCCCAGGCACGCGCCTTCGAGACGTTGTGGCCGCGCTACGGACTTAACTGGCAGCCGGACCAGCCGCTCGATCTGCCAGCGCTGTTCGGCAATGATCACCCGGTCGTGCTGGAAATCGGCTTCGGCAACGGCGAGGCAATGCTGCACATGGCCGCCCGCCATCCGAAGCGCAACTATCTGGGGCTCGAAGTCCATCGGCCCGGCATCGGTCATCTGCTGCGCGAGCTTGAGCGCGTCGGTCTTGGCAACGTCCGGGTGATGCGCGAAGACGCCACCGCTTTGCTGGCACGCGGCCTCAAGCCCGCAAGCCTGGCCGGTGTTTGTTTGTTTTTCCCTGATCCCTGGCCAAAAAAGCGCCACCACAAGCGCCGCATCGTGCAGCCCGCCTTTGTCGATGAGCTCGCGCGGGTGATCGCAAGCGGCGGCTTCTTTCATGCCGCCACCGACTGGTTGCCCTATGCCGAGTGGATGCTCGAGCACCTTTGCGCGGCCGGCGATCGCTTCGAGAATTTGTCTCCGAGTGGCGACTTCATCCCGCGCCCCGATGACCGCCCACCCACGCGTTTCGAGCGCCGCGGCGAGCGCCTTGGCCAGCCGGCGCGCGATCTGTGGTTTCGGCGGCGCTGA
- a CDS encoding ABC transporter ATP-binding protein — protein sequence MAGLILRGLIPGHALGAVDLEVPAGDLLLLSGPSGSGKSLLLRAIADLDPHRGDVWLGAQARSALPPSDWRRRVGLLLAESGWWAERVGAHFPPDLHSDAGLVRPLALGRPETDRSQAEPESVMALLVALGFAPDVLDWAIARLSTGERQRLALARLLANRPEALLLDEPTANLDPTNRDHVEQLILDYRQQQGAAVLWVSHDPEQRARLAALTGARRLRIEAGALREEAETP from the coding sequence ATGGCGGGGCTTATTTTGCGCGGACTCATCCCGGGGCATGCTCTGGGGGCGGTCGATCTGGAAGTCCCCGCTGGAGACTTGCTGCTTTTGTCTGGCCCCTCGGGCTCGGGCAAGAGCCTGCTGCTGCGCGCCATTGCCGATCTTGATCCGCATCGGGGCGATGTTTGGCTGGGAGCCCAGGCGCGCTCCGCCTTGCCGCCTTCGGACTGGCGTCGGCGGGTGGGCCTGCTGCTGGCGGAATCCGGCTGGTGGGCTGAGCGCGTTGGGGCGCACTTTCCGCCTGATTTACATAGCGATGCGGGGTTGGTCCGGCCCTTGGCGCTTGGTCGCCCGGAGACTGATCGCTCGCAGGCCGAGCCCGAATCAGTGATGGCTCTGCTGGTCGCGCTTGGCTTTGCGCCCGATGTGCTTGACTGGGCGATTGCGCGCCTGTCGACCGGCGAGCGTCAGCGCCTGGCCCTGGCACGTCTGCTGGCCAACCGGCCCGAGGCGTTGCTGCTTGATGAGCCGACGGCGAATCTCGATCCGACCAATCGCGACCATGTCGAGCAGCTGATCCTCGACTACCGCCAGCAACAGGGCGCGGCGGTGCTCTGGGTCAGCCACGACCCCGAGCAACGTGCCCGCCTGGCCGCGCTGACCGGTGCCCGGCGGCTGCGCATTGAGGCCGGCGCGTTGCGGGAGGAAGCGGAGACACCATGA
- a CDS encoding ABC transporter permease has protein sequence MSLILLSPWDLSLAAILVLLLAGLSWRLHLGVERRVLIAAARSTVQLMLIGLVLGALFATTNPWLIAALALFMLSVAGWEVRARQKRRFLGLWSYGIGAVSMFLSSFSITMLALTVIIRVEPWYQPQYLIPLLGMLLGNTMSGVAVALDNLTRQASDGRAIIEARLLLGARWDQAIGEIRRDALRSGMIPIVNSMATAGLVSLPGMMTGQILAGSPPLEAAKYQLLIMFLVASGTGLGSLAAVWIGSRRLFDERERLRLDRLH, from the coding sequence ATGAGCCTGATTCTGCTCAGCCCCTGGGATCTCAGCCTGGCGGCCATCCTGGTGCTGCTGCTGGCTGGGTTGTCCTGGCGCTTGCATCTGGGTGTCGAACGTCGGGTGCTGATCGCCGCCGCGCGCAGCACCGTGCAACTCATGCTGATTGGGCTGGTGCTGGGCGCGCTCTTTGCCACCACCAACCCCTGGCTGATCGCTGCCCTGGCGCTGTTCATGCTCTCGGTCGCCGGTTGGGAGGTGCGCGCGCGCCAGAAACGCCGTTTCCTTGGCTTGTGGAGCTACGGCATCGGTGCGGTGTCGATGTTTCTGTCGTCCTTCAGCATCACGATGCTGGCGCTCACGGTCATCATTCGCGTTGAGCCCTGGTATCAGCCGCAGTATCTGATCCCGTTGCTCGGCATGCTGCTCGGCAACACCATGTCGGGGGTGGCTGTCGCGCTCGATAACCTCACCCGGCAGGCGAGCGATGGCCGCGCGATCATCGAAGCCCGGCTGCTGCTCGGCGCGCGCTGGGACCAGGCCATCGGCGAGATTCGCCGCGATGCGCTGCGCTCAGGGATGATCCCCATCGTCAATTCCATGGCCACCGCGGGCCTGGTCAGCCTGCCGGGGATGATGACCGGGCAAATCCTCGCTGGCAGTCCGCCGTTGGAAGCCGCAAAATACCAGCTCCTGATTATGTTCCTGGTCGCTTCCGGCACCGGACTGGGGAGCCTTGCTGCAGTCTGGATCGGCTCGCGTCGGCTGTTTGACGAACGCGAGCGGCTGCGGCTCGATCGGCTGCATTAA
- a CDS encoding HlyD family secretion protein, which translates to MIAAVDRLRARLLLALLAGLPLGGCTPETDLALGTLERDRIALTATVAEVIVDLPVVEGTAVTKGTVLARLDDRQQRAEVERAKAEVAQAQANLKKLQNGARPEEIAAARARAAGAEAELRDAEITYQRNQELMTKKSVSKAELDRTLAQRDGAQADLDQAQQHLDELIAGTRVEELAQAKAELNAADARLAYQQALLGDLTIVATRDGILDSLPWNLGERVTVGSPVAVMLAGKAPYARVYVPEPHRVSIKEGDTLTVRVDGLDDALSGQVRWISALPAFTPYYALNAEDRSRLVYLAEVQLPDKAADLPNGVPAQVELPTAAQR; encoded by the coding sequence GTGATTGCTGCCGTTGACCGACTCCGCGCCCGCCTGCTGCTCGCCCTGCTTGCCGGCCTGCCGCTCGGCGGCTGCACGCCAGAAACAGATCTGGCGCTCGGCACCCTGGAGCGTGACCGCATCGCCCTGACCGCGACTGTGGCCGAGGTCATCGTCGATCTTCCTGTCGTCGAGGGCACGGCTGTCACCAAAGGCACGGTGCTGGCGCGCCTTGATGATCGCCAGCAGCGTGCCGAGGTCGAGCGCGCCAAGGCGGAGGTCGCGCAGGCGCAGGCCAATCTCAAAAAGCTGCAAAATGGTGCGCGCCCCGAGGAGATCGCCGCCGCCCGCGCCCGGGCGGCCGGTGCCGAGGCGGAACTGCGCGATGCCGAGATCACCTATCAGCGCAACCAGGAGTTGATGACGAAAAAATCCGTCAGCAAGGCCGAACTTGATCGCACCCTGGCGCAACGCGATGGCGCCCAGGCTGATCTCGACCAAGCGCAGCAGCATCTCGATGAACTCATCGCCGGCACCCGGGTCGAGGAACTCGCTCAGGCCAAGGCCGAGCTCAACGCCGCGGATGCGCGCTTGGCCTACCAGCAGGCGCTGCTCGGCGATCTCACCATTGTCGCCACCCGCGACGGTATCCTCGACAGCCTGCCGTGGAATCTTGGCGAGCGCGTCACAGTCGGCAGCCCGGTGGCGGTGATGCTTGCCGGCAAAGCGCCTTATGCGCGCGTCTATGTGCCAGAGCCCCATCGCGTCAGCATCAAGGAGGGCGACACCTTGACAGTGCGGGTCGATGGCCTGGATGACGCGCTGAGCGGCCAAGTCCGTTGGATCAGCGCGTTGCCGGCCTTCACACCCTACTATGCGCTGAATGCCGAGGACCGCAGTCGCTTGGTCTATCTCGCCGAGGTGCAACTGCCCGACAAGGCCGCCGATTTGCCCAACGGCGTGCCGGCGCAGGTCGAGCTGCCAACAGCGGCCCAGCGGTGA
- a CDS encoding ABC transporter ATP-binding protein: MKSSANSRSATGAASAPDSDVAVEAHGLTRRFGDLLAVDALDLQVAPRSIYGFLGPNGCGKTTTVRMLTGLLTPTSGEVTVLGHRLPGEAEILKRKIGYMTQKFSLYEDLTVLENLRFVASVYGLGPREAKSRIAELLDNYALEPLAWQRAGSMSGGQRQRLSLAAAILHRPSLLFLDEPTSAVDPENRRDFWERLFDLIDAGATILVSTHYMDEAERCHRLAILEAGHKRADGSPAELMAAMGAHVLELEGPNLRQTKTALTALPEILSAAQLGSRLRVLVRDQVAEPKTWLRALPVARDLTNITPARPSLEDVFVTCTGHGRPEQNQDQDQSQKQQQKREQDQEQDQRPEQVRVAG; encoded by the coding sequence GTGAAATCCTCTGCCAATAGCCGCTCGGCCACTGGGGCGGCTTCTGCGCCCGATTCTGACGTTGCCGTCGAGGCGCATGGCCTCACCCGCCGCTTCGGCGACCTGCTCGCGGTCGATGCGCTCGATTTGCAGGTCGCGCCGCGCAGCATCTACGGTTTTCTCGGCCCCAATGGCTGCGGCAAGACCACCACGGTGCGCATGCTGACCGGGTTGCTGACGCCCACCTCAGGCGAGGTGACAGTGCTCGGGCATCGGCTGCCGGGCGAGGCCGAAATTCTCAAGCGCAAAATCGGCTACATGACGCAGAAGTTCTCCCTCTATGAGGACCTGACGGTGCTCGAGAACCTGCGTTTTGTTGCGAGTGTTTATGGCCTTGGGCCGCGCGAGGCCAAGTCACGCATCGCCGAGCTGCTCGACAACTATGCGCTCGAGCCGCTCGCGTGGCAGCGTGCCGGCAGCATGAGCGGGGGCCAGCGCCAGCGCCTCAGCCTGGCCGCGGCGATTCTGCATCGTCCGTCGCTGCTGTTTCTCGATGAGCCGACTTCGGCGGTCGATCCCGAAAACCGCCGCGACTTCTGGGAGCGCCTGTTCGATCTGATCGACGCAGGCGCCACCATCTTGGTCTCCACCCACTACATGGACGAAGCCGAACGCTGCCATCGCCTGGCAATTCTCGAAGCCGGTCACAAGCGCGCTGACGGCTCGCCGGCCGAGCTGATGGCGGCCATGGGCGCCCATGTGCTTGAGCTGGAAGGTCCCAATCTGCGCCAGACCAAGACCGCACTGACGGCGCTGCCGGAGATTCTCTCCGCCGCCCAACTCGGCAGTCGCCTGCGGGTGCTGGTGCGCGACCAGGTGGCCGAGCCCAAGACCTGGCTGCGCGCCCTGCCGGTCGCGCGGGATTTGACCAATATCACGCCGGCGCGCCCCAGCCTCGAAGATGTCTTTGTCACCTGCACCGGGCATGGTCGCCCGGAGCAGAACCAGGACCAGGACCAGAGCCAGAAGCAGCAACAGAAGCGGGAGCAGGACCAAGAGCAGGATCAGCGACCAGAGCAGGTGAGGGTGGCCGGATGA
- a CDS encoding ABC transporter permease, translating to MKAARRILAILTKELLQLRRDRVTLAMVIMIPLIQLMLFGYAINTKVRDIPTALVDQSGSALGRVLAQTVEATQVVRFTEHHADIAAAEDAIREGRVRAAFIIPADLAQRVVRSGSVRPQLATPPSTDWELSRPVAQWLVDASDTVIAGAIKGLRGMPLAELMREPVNRSTPTFAVALLFNPSQRTVVNIVPGLVGVILTMTMIMFTAAAIVRERERGNMEMLINTPVRPIELMIGKILPYVGIGLVQAGIILGLGHLVFTVPLHGSLLALACLTLVFIGASLSLGLVLSTIAKSQLQATQMTIFILLPSILLSGFMFPYEGMPLAAQYIAEALPATHFIRAIRAVLLRDAMLEDVQEDTLWLLGFMLIGLLVASLRFRKRLD from the coding sequence ATGAAGGCCGCGCGTCGCATTCTCGCCATCCTGACCAAGGAGCTGTTGCAGCTGCGCCGCGACCGGGTCACGCTCGCCATGGTCATCATGATCCCGCTCATCCAGCTGATGCTGTTCGGCTACGCCATCAACACCAAGGTGCGCGACATTCCCACCGCCCTGGTCGACCAGAGCGGCAGCGCGCTCGGGCGAGTACTGGCGCAGACGGTGGAAGCGACCCAGGTGGTGCGCTTTACCGAACATCATGCCGACATCGCCGCCGCCGAGGACGCGATTCGCGAGGGCCGGGTGCGCGCGGCCTTCATCATCCCGGCCGATCTGGCCCAGCGGGTGGTCAGAAGTGGCAGCGTGCGCCCCCAGCTCGCCACGCCGCCTTCCACCGATTGGGAGCTCAGCCGCCCGGTGGCGCAATGGCTGGTGGATGCTTCGGATACCGTCATAGCCGGTGCCATCAAAGGCTTGCGTGGCATGCCCTTGGCAGAGCTGATGCGCGAGCCGGTCAATCGTTCCACACCCACTTTTGCTGTTGCGTTGCTGTTTAATCCCTCGCAACGCACCGTGGTCAACATCGTGCCCGGCCTGGTCGGCGTGATTCTCACCATGACCATGATTATGTTTACCGCTGCCGCCATCGTGCGCGAGCGCGAGCGCGGCAACATGGAAATGCTGATCAACACCCCGGTGCGCCCGATCGAGCTGATGATCGGCAAGATCCTGCCCTATGTTGGCATCGGCCTGGTGCAGGCAGGAATCATCCTTGGGCTCGGGCATCTGGTGTTCACAGTACCTCTGCACGGCAGCCTGCTGGCCCTGGCCTGCCTGACGCTGGTCTTCATCGGCGCCAGCCTGTCACTCGGGCTGGTGCTCTCGACCATCGCCAAGAGTCAGCTGCAGGCCACCCAGATGACGATTTTCATCCTGCTGCCATCCATTCTGCTATCGGGTTTCATGTTCCCCTACGAGGGCATGCCACTCGCCGCCCAATACATCGCCGAGGCACTGCCCGCGACCCACTTCATCCGCGCCATCCGCGCCGTGCTGCTGCGCGACGCCATGCTCGAGGATGTCCAGGAAGATACCCTGTGGCTGCTCGGTTTCATGCTGATCGGCCTGCTGGTCGCCTCCCTGCGTTTCCGCAAGCGGCTCGATTGA
- a CDS encoding methyl-accepting chemotaxis protein, with amino-acid sequence MWNNLTIRTRLIGVIVSLLILVGAAALFISSQGASRMGYALVDHALKMKIEGDIWSASNYVANEWGTLRFMDGKLVDAQGQPINDRSDVVDTLSQELDVLATVFARDGRDFTRVTTNILLPNGQRAVGTRLGQDSSAFAPVSAGQRYIGEAEILGISHLTVYEPIKDAANDVIGILFLGIPRQQIDAIVSQGVSKMLTNLVLGVLLVIALGVVIAVFMAQLIVGPVKLLSNALGDISQGEADLTRQLDARGRDELSSLASAFNEFVGKNREMIRQVGAAASQLGAAATELSSSTEETREQAGRESAEIDQVATAINQMTATVQEVSRNASEAARAAVTSSQEATTGETVVQETITTIEALAHQVENAAQVMTRLHADSESIGKVLDVIRSIAEQTNLLALNAAIEAARAGDQGRGFAVVADEVRTLASRTQESTTEIQAVIERLQTGASSAVTVMEEGREKAGQSVIQARKAGDSLQAISTAINNISDMNNQIASAAEEQSAVTEEINQNISNIALAVEQTSSGSNQIATASDELSRLAADLQNLVGRFKV; translated from the coding sequence ATGTGGAACAACCTGACGATTCGCACCCGCCTTATTGGCGTCATTGTTTCCCTTCTCATACTAGTGGGTGCCGCTGCGCTGTTTATATCCAGTCAGGGCGCCAGCCGGATGGGCTATGCGTTGGTGGACCACGCCCTGAAAATGAAAATTGAAGGGGACATCTGGTCCGCAAGCAACTATGTCGCTAACGAGTGGGGGACACTGCGTTTCATGGACGGCAAACTGGTCGACGCCCAAGGGCAGCCGATCAATGATCGCTCCGATGTGGTCGATACACTCAGTCAGGAGCTGGACGTCTTGGCGACGGTATTTGCCCGCGATGGCCGGGACTTCACCCGGGTGACCACCAATATTCTGTTGCCCAATGGACAGCGTGCCGTCGGTACGCGTCTGGGGCAGGATAGCTCGGCCTTCGCGCCGGTGTCTGCAGGTCAACGTTATATCGGCGAGGCGGAGATTTTGGGCATATCCCATCTCACCGTCTACGAGCCGATCAAGGATGCTGCCAATGACGTGATCGGCATCCTGTTCCTGGGCATTCCGCGGCAGCAGATCGACGCCATTGTCAGTCAGGGCGTTAGCAAAATGTTAACCAACCTGGTTCTTGGCGTCCTCTTGGTCATCGCGCTGGGCGTGGTCATCGCCGTCTTTATGGCCCAGTTGATCGTGGGGCCCGTGAAGCTCTTGTCGAATGCCTTGGGCGATATTTCCCAGGGCGAAGCCGATCTAACCCGGCAACTTGATGCCCGAGGCCGGGATGAGCTCTCAAGCCTTGCCAGCGCGTTCAACGAGTTTGTCGGCAAGAACCGCGAAATGATCCGTCAGGTGGGCGCCGCCGCCAGTCAACTGGGAGCAGCGGCGACAGAGCTGTCCAGCTCGACCGAGGAAACCCGTGAACAGGCTGGGCGCGAAAGTGCTGAAATCGATCAAGTCGCCACCGCGATCAATCAGATGACGGCGACGGTGCAGGAGGTATCCCGCAATGCCTCCGAAGCCGCGCGTGCCGCTGTCACCAGCAGTCAGGAAGCGACCACAGGGGAGACTGTGGTCCAGGAGACCATCACGACCATTGAGGCATTGGCACATCAGGTGGAAAACGCGGCTCAAGTCATGACGCGGTTGCACGCCGACAGTGAGAGCATCGGCAAGGTGCTCGATGTGATTCGCAGCATCGCCGAACAGACCAACCTGCTCGCGCTGAATGCGGCTATCGAGGCGGCCCGGGCCGGCGATCAGGGACGCGGCTTCGCCGTGGTCGCAGATGAGGTGCGCACGCTCGCCAGCCGCACGCAGGAATCCACCACGGAGATACAGGCCGTCATCGAGCGGCTGCAGACCGGGGCATCCAGCGCTGTGACGGTGATGGAGGAGGGGCGCGAAAAGGCCGGGCAGAGTGTGATCCAGGCGCGCAAGGCTGGTGACTCGCTCCAGGCCATCAGCACTGCGATCAACAATATCAGCGACATGAATAACCAAATCGCCAGCGCTGCCGAGGAACAATCCGCCGTGACCGAGGAAATTAACCAAAACATCAGCAACATTGCCCTTGCTGTGGAGCAGACTTCCTCCGGGTCCAACCAGATTGCGACCGCGAGTGACGAACTGTCCAGACTGGCCGCGGACCTGCAGAATTTGGTAGGACGCTTCAAGGTTTGA
- a CDS encoding Thivi_2564 family membrane protein: MPLITLIVTLAVVGLILWAINTYLPMDGKIKKILNVVVVIIVILWLLQVFGLLPSLSAMRIG, encoded by the coding sequence ATGCCTTTGATTACATTAATCGTCACTCTTGCGGTCGTTGGACTCATTCTCTGGGCCATCAATACCTATCTGCCAATGGACGGAAAAATCAAGAAGATCTTGAACGTGGTTGTCGTGATCATCGTGATTCTCTGGCTGTTGCAAGTGTTTGGGCTCTTGCCATCGCTGTCGGCGATGCGGATCGGCTAG